A region of the Zymomonas mobilis subsp. mobilis ATCC 10988 genome:
TCACCAATAGGCGAGGTCACCCATAACTCGTCACCTTCTTTGGCCGCGCGCCGATCAGGCACACCACAAGACGGCGCAAGACCAATCACGGTCATTGCCGAAAAATGACCCGTATGCCGGGGAACCGCGACGGTATCACCGCCTAATAAAGGAAGGTTATATTGATGACAGACAGATTCCAGACCTTTTAAAAAAGCCTGATCCCATTTGTAATCGGGGCCCAAACTATAGCCCATCAAAGCCCCGATAGGCTTTGCCCCTTTGGCTGCCAGATCAGAAAGATTAACGCCGACCAGCTTTTGTGCGACAGTTTCCGGCGGATCACTGGGGAAATAATGGACATTTTCCACAATAATATCATGGGACAACACCAAATCACCCGATGGGCGAGGCAGAACCGCCGCATCATCGGACAGATTTCGGGCGGCCGGATCTCCGGCAATCTGGCGTAACGCCGTGATAAAAGCCTGTTCCCGACCGGACATTGTCATCCCTATGATATATTAAGCGTTATTTGATGAACGCAGTTTTTTGGCAACCGTATCCAGCAAACCGTTTACGAAATTCTTTTCTTGACGGTCATAGAAGGCATTCGCAACGTCAATATATTCGCTGATAACCGTTGCGGTTGGAACATCGGGACGAGCCAATAATTCATAAGTTCCGGCGCGCAAAATCTGGCGCATCGGACGATCTAAGCGATCGAGGCTCCATCTTTCCGACAGATTTTCAGAAATAACGCGATCTATT
Encoded here:
- the nusB gene encoding transcription antitermination factor NusB, which produces MAQTQKRPHKNARSAARLAAVQALYQREMEKTPLNILLDEFHQYRLGATIEDATYTKAEPSFFDDIVRGVGTRCEEIDRVISENLSERWSLDRLDRPMRQILRAGTYELLARPDVPTATVISEYIDVANAFYDRQEKNFVNGLLDTVAKKLRSSNNA
- the thiL gene encoding thiamine-phosphate kinase, giving the protein MSGREQAFITALRQIAGDPAARNLSDDAAVLPRPSGDLVLSHDIIVENVHYFPSDPPETVAQKLVGVNLSDLAAKGAKPIGALMGYSLGPDYKWDQAFLKGLESVCHQYNLPLLGGDTVAVPRHTGHFSAMTVIGLAPSCGVPDRRAAKEGDELWVTSPIGDAGFGLNLLKQKKNINHSAQEKLVQAYRSPEPRLKEGIWLAPHVHAMADISDGLLIDAERIANASGLAVRIRLDRVPLSSEAISCFGDTKSTRLQAVTAGDDYQLIMACAANKRQELLKLSKEKQFDLYRVGQLTAGSGLSLFYGAEPIKQPDRLGYLHG